The DNA segment GATGAAAGCTATAGAAGCCGGTTACAACTTTACAGACTATCATTTAATCGCAACAAAAGATGTTGGTACTACCGAACATGAACAAAATATTGCTGAATATCACCCTTCATATTATCGCGCCTTTCAAAAGTTACACGCACACACATTTAAACATGGTGCGATGACAGCGGATGAAATTGTTAATTCTTTAGACGACAATAATAAATTATATGTATTTATGTCCGAGGGATTGCTTAAAGGCTATCTATATTTACAAGTCTATGAAGACAACCATAATGCTGAAGTTAAGTATTTCACATCACATTCAGACTATAGAATGAAAGGCATTGCTTTCGATTTATTAACGCATGCACTTCATTATGCTTTCCAACATTACGATATAAACATCATATATTTCAAAATTCGTAGTAAAAACAACAAACTCGTTGAACGTTTTAACGAGCTAGGGTTTAATGTGAACGTGGAATATAAAAAGTTCAAATTTGTTTCAAGTCATGTGTAACACATGACTTTTTTATTTTACCTTTATGCAACCCGAATTCATTAATTTTAACTATTATATGTGTTGGTTTATTAAGCTATTTTTAACAAACGACTATGTTTACACTCGACTTATCATGTATATACTAGCCTCATTAATTGAATTACGCTAATTTTATTTCTCTGAAAATTAAAATCCTTTAAAATAAACCCTTTTAAAAAAATAAGCTATATTTTTTACTAAAACGTTTTTTTACTATAAAATGAGTTGCTATAGACATTGAGAAATCTGTCTATAAGAAAGAAAATAGAGAGTGAGTGAGTAATAGATGGATTTATTAATTGCCTTACTACCTGCCCTTTTTTGGGGTAGTGTTGTGTTAATTAATGTTTTTGTAGGTGGAGGCCCCTATAATCAAATACGAGGTACAACATTTGGCGCGTTAATTATCGGTATTATTTTATTATTAACAGGAAATGCCAAATTTGATAATATCACCGTCATTATAGTCGGCTTAATTTCAGGCGCCTTCTGGGCGTTAGGTCAAGGGTACCAGTTAAAATCCGTAAGTCTTATTGGTGTATCGAAAACGATGCCTATTTCTACAGGCTTACAATTAGTTGGGACAACTTTATTTAGTGCTATTTTCTTAGGTGAATGGAGCACAGGAACCCAAGTGTTATTAGGTTTAGTTGCTATGGTTCTCCTCGTAATCGGAATAGCACTTACCTCAATTAAAGGTAAAAATGAAGCAGCAGAAAATAATAAAAACTTTGGGAAAGCAATGCCAATTTTACTAATTTCTACTGTTGGTTATGTTGTATATGTTGTTGTCGCACAAATCTTTGGTGTAGATGGTATGAGTGCATTGTTCTTCCAATCAGTCGGAATGGCAATCGGAGGAATAATATTATCAATCAATCGAGAAACTTCAACAAAAAGCACACTTTGGAACTTGATTCCAGGTATTGTTTGGGGTATTGGTAACTTATTTATGTTCTATTCTCAACCTAAAGTTGGCGTCGCAACAAGCTTTTCATTTTCACAACTATTAGTTATCGTTTCAACGCTTGGTGGTATCTTCTTACTTGGAGAACGCAAAGATAAACGTCAGATGATTGGAATATGGTCTGGTATCGCCCTCATTATTATCGCGGCTTTTGTACTCGGTAATATTAAAGGTTAACCTCAATGACGTAAAAATGGTCAAATTCTTATTTTATAGGTAATTATAAATATTGGAGGAGTTTCTATGTTTGAAGATTTAAAAGGTAAAGTCGTAGTTATTACTGGTGCTGGTAGCGGTATAGGTAAAGCATTCGCGGAATCATTTGGTAAAGCTCAGGCTAAAGTCGTGATGAATTATCGTTCTGATCGTCATTTAGAAGCGATGGAACAATCTATTAATCTTATAGAAGAAGCCGGTGGACAAGCAATTAAAGTTCAAGCTGATGTCTCAGTGGAAGCTGACGTAAACAAGCTTGTTCAAGCTGCTGTGGATGAATATGGGACATTAGATATTATGCTAAATAATGCTGGTTATGAAAAACCTATTCCTACACATGAAATGTCAGTAGAAGAATGGAATAAAGTAATTGATATCAACTTAACTGGCGCATTTATTGGAGCAAAAGCAGCAGTTAAACAGTTTTTAAAAGAAGATAAAAAAGGTGTAATTATAAATACTTCTAGTGTTCATGACACAATTCCATGGCCTAATTATGCGAACTATGCAGCAAGTAAAGGCGGATTAAAGCTCATGATGGAAACGATGTCTATGGAATACGCACAACATGGTATCCGTATAAACAATATTTCTCCAGGTGCCATTGTAACTGAACATACGAAAGAGAAGTTTTCAGATCCAAAAACACGTGAAGAAACATTAGAAATGATTCCAGCTAAAGAAATTGGCGAAGCAGATCAAGTTGCCAATGTAGCATTATTCTTAGCTTCAGATTTCTCAAGTTATATACACGGGACAACTATTTACGTTGATGGTGGTATGACTAATTATCCAGCGTTTATGGGTGGTAAAGGTTAAGAAAACATTTCCATACCTATATATAAAAGCCGATCAGAATTGCATATCTGATCGGCTTTTTCATATTATTTAAAGCTTTATCATGAATTATACTTATACAAATAATGCTTGATAAACATAAATCAATATAATACTGATGATGATAGACGCATTAATAACCATTCCTGTAAGTGGTATGGTTTTATACTTAAATTGAATGGAATATGGAATAATCGCTATACCTACAGGTAAAATCCAGGCAACTTGTAACGTCGTCTTAATCATAGGGTCTGATACTGGTAAAAAGAAGTGTACCAATAGCCCCATCGCTATACCAAAACCATAATGTATACCAAGGTATTTAAGTGCAATTGGTAAATAGCGTTTATCAATATTAAAGTTAAGCATTAACCCAAGTAAAATCATAGATAGCGGCATGTTGGCACCTGATAAATCGGAAAAGAATTGAGTTACTGGCTTGGGAAAATGAATATTTGCCATATTCAATATAAACATAATCATGTATGTCATAAGTGGAACAGATTTCACTATGTTTTTCGCTAAGTATTTAAAATCAAAACTATCTCCACCACTACTAAAGTAACTTCCAACAAAGTATGTTACCCCAAACATAATGAGCGCACCACCAATATCAGCCATACCGAAGTATATCATGCCTGAATCTGGCCAAATAGCTGCCACGAGTGGATATGCAAATAGCCCGATATTTAAAGAAGCCATCATCATGCCTACTGTTCCGCGAACTTGGTTGTCATATTTTAAAAATAAATAAACAACGAGTGTTTTCGCAACCAAACCATAAATAATCATCATGATCGATAATACAGAAAGTGAAGGATCTAGTTCGGCTTTATTCAAATTAACTATAACTAACGAAGGAAGCGTGACATTAAATACCAACGTCGACAATACTTGACTATCATTTGCTTTTAGAAAGTTAAGATGTTTTAAAAAGTAACCTAAGGCGATAAGTAAAATGATTATGATAAATTGTTGCGTCACAATAATCCTTCTTTCATTTTATATTTCGTTTTCATTACATTTTCATACTTTAACATAAATTGTGTCTATTTTAGAAGCTTTCAGTTTCGTGTTATAATTTATATTAAAATAAAGTATTGAATAGTTTTCAAAAAAGGAGTCAACTCAGATGAATTTAAATGACAAGTTAGAAGAACTTAAATATGATTATGTAAGATTACAAAATGATCTAGATAAAAGAGAATCTGTCAATCAAGATGTAGATCCATTGGTCCGTCAACTTGATGAAATAGAACAAGAAATGGCATCTGTTCGTTCTGAAATGAGACAACAAGAAAATAAATAACCTAGTCATCGCAATCTGGTCATGCTAAGATAAAGAGCGAAAATAGAAAGGATGTCATTCAATGCAACTTTACCTCATATTACTACCGATATTATATCTTATCGTTAGCTATATTAGTATTTATAAGATGAATACTATTATCACACGTATTTTACGTATAATTATGGCAATATTATTATTATTTGTCGTGGCTCTTACGACGCTTTCATTCCCATTAGTCAATTGGTGGGTGTTCGTCATACTCTTGCTAATTGTAGCCAACGTAGAAATTACGGCATTTAAACATAGTAAAGACGATGAAAAAGCATTAAAAATTCTAAACATCATAACAATTTCATTATTTGTTATCTACCTTATTTTAACGCTTATCGTTTATTAAATATCTTCATAAACCAATGATTATCATACTTGATTCTTTTATATATTTGGTAAAATCTTATGCCCTTAGAAGTAATTCTCATTTACTTCTAAGGGCATATTTTTCTTCTTTTTCATAAAATAAAAAACGATTCATTCCCCTACTTCAATTGCAAGGAAATGAATCGCTAAAATATTTATTTACTTTTTAGATTTACGTCTTGTGAATTTATGTTTGATTGCGAATAGAATCTCATAAATCACTGGTACTACGATTAAAGTTAATAGCGTTGAAGAAATGAGTCCTCCAACTACTGTAGCTGCCATACCTTTAGAGATAATAATTGAACTATTTTCCCCGAAAAGTAATGGTATTAAAGCACAAATCGTAGCTAATGCTGTCATGAGAATTGGTCTAATTCTCGTTCCACCAGCTTCTAGTAATGCATCTTTCATATTTAATCCTTCACGTTCTTTGTTGATGACGCGGTCAATTAAAACGATTGCGTTAGTGACAACGATACCGATTAGCATTAACATACCTATCATACTTGAAACTGAAACAGTTTCACCTGTCACCACAAGGGCAATTACTACCCCGATTACTGTATATGGTAATGAGAACAGTATAGTTAGTGGTGCTAAAGCACCTTTAAACGTTAATACTAATACGAGATAGACAATGATTATTGCAGCGAGCATTGCTACTAATAATTGAGTCATTGCTTTACCAATATCTTCGCTTGCCCCACCTACATTAACTTTCACATTGCTAGGCTTATCAATTGAGTTCACTTTAGAAATTACTTTTTGAGAAACGCCACCAACATCTTTGTCAGTAACTTTGGCGGATACGGTTGTTGCTTGATCTCCAGCTTTAGTCATAACTTTGTTTGGTGTTGTTGATTTCTTCAATTCAGCTACATCGCTCAGTTTAATTGATTTACCTGTTGGTGTTTGAATTTCTGTATTTTTAAGTTTGTTTTTAGTCCAATGTGTTTCTTTATCTTGTTTAATCTTCACATCTACTTTTTTACCGTGGTCTTTTACTGTTGAAACTGTTTGTTCTGGTGTATTTTCATTTAGACTCATCGCAAGTTGTGAAGCAGATAAACCATATTGACTCGCTTTATTATGATCAACTTTAAGATCATACTGATCATAGGTTTCGGTTAAGTCTGATTTAACATTTGCTAAACCTTTCATATCTTTCATTTTTGATTCCATTTTCTTAACTGTACCTTTAATAGAGTCAAGTGTAGGGCCTGTGACTGTAATTTCTAGTTTATTGTTAGTGCCACCGCCACCACTCATGTCTTGGTTACCCCATTCTCCAGGTTGATGGAATTTTTCTATATGTTTCAATACTTTATCAGGCTCTTTATCAAAGTTTTTCGTGTCTTTATCGTATTCGACCATGATAGCCATATTATTAGACGTACCTGTTGGGTCTGAAGGTGATTTACCTCCCACAGAATATTCAACTGTCTTAACTTTATCTTTACCATTTAAATATTTTTGTACTTGTTTAGCATGCTTCAGTACACTTTTCTTCGTTTCGCCAGGCTTAGGTGTATATGTTAAAGCCATATACTTGTCTTCCCCACTTGAAATGAAACTTGTACCTAATTTTGCGGCTCCTAAAGCAATACTAGCAAATAGTAGTACAGTTGTAATAATCATCACTAACCATTTATGATTTAATGCCCAACTTAATACTTTTTTATAGCCTTTACCAATTGAACCTAGTGTTTCTTCTTGCTTGCGTTTTACTCCATTTTTAAATAGTGTCGCACTTAAAGCTGGAATAATTGTAATGGCAACGAGTAATGATGCTAATAAACTGAATGCAATCGCTAATGCAAACGGTCTAAACATCTCTCCTACTGTACCGGTTACAAATGCTAGAGGTAAAAATACGACAATCGTTACAAGCGTAGAAGATAAAATCGGTTTAAACACTTCAGCTGTTGCACTTGTAATCAAACGACCGCCTTGTAATTGTTCATTTTTATCGAACAATCTCCTATATATGTTCTCCACTACAACAATGGAATCATCAATTACTCGTCCTATCGCTATAGTTAAGGCTCCTAAAGTTAAGATGTTTAACGATACATCAGCAAGTTTTAGTGCAACCATTGCGATTAATATAGACATCGGGATAGATACGATTGAAATCAGCGTCGTCTTGATGTTTCTTAAGAATAATAAGATAACGATAATCGCAAATATTGTACCGAGTAATGCCTTTTCAACCATTGTATAAATCGCATCTTCAATAGGTTTCGCAGTATCCATTACTTTCGTATCTTTAATATTTGGATTACGTTTAGTAAATTCATCAATTTCCTTCTTCGTATCTTTTGCAACTTGAACAGTATTCGCATCTTGTGCTTTAATAATTTGAACATTTATTGCATCTTTGCCATTCGTTTTAGAGATAGACTCTCTATTGTCTCCTATTGAAACATTAGCGACATCTTTTAATTTAACAGATGGCATACCTTTAGCACTGCTAGCTGCTTGTGGGCTAGAAGCACTTTGTTGCATTGAACCACTTGAGCTACCTTGAGAGCCCCCTTGTGAGCCACCTTGTGAATCACCTTTGTCTCCTTGTTGACCACTAGACATACTTGAAGCAGATAAAGGTATTTCTAAATTTTTCAATCCTTTTACTGATTTAAATTGACCATCAATAACGATCGATTTTTCAGTTTTATTGAATTGGAACAAACCTAATGGTGTTTCGTTCGTCGCACTCTTTATGTATTGTTGAACGTTATCAGCTGTTAAGCCTTTTTTCTTCAATTTATCTTGATCGAATTTAATTGATACTTCACGGTTTGTATCACCGTTAATTTGTACGTTCTGAACACCATCTACCGTTTGTAATTTAGGGATAAGGTTCTTTTTAACTTCACTTGTAGTTTTTTTCAAGTTATTATCCTTAGTAGTAAATGAGTACGCTACGATTGGAAAAGCATTCATTGAATTTCTGACAAGTTCAGGTTCTTTAACACCATCTTTGAATGATATTTTATCCAATTCTTTTTTTAAATCATTTTCTACTTTATCTAAGTCTGTACCTTGATCATATTCTACTTTTACCATAGACGCATTCTGATCTGATTCAGCTTCAACATTTTTCACTTTCGCCATTGACCTGACTTGATCGTCAATTTTATCACTGACTTCTTCTTTAACAGTCTGTGGTGTAGCACCTTCCATTGTTGTTTGTACTGTAATCATCGGTGGCTCAACATCGGGTAACAATTCAAGTTTCATCTTCACACTTGAATATACCCCACCTAAAATGACGAGCAATACCATTAGGAAAATTGCAAATTTGTTTCCTAATGAAAATTGCAGCAATTTTTTAATCATGCATGAATCCCCTCTCCTTTTTATAGTATTACACCCAATTTAACATAATTAAGTTCAATAAAATACATAATTCATAACAAATAAAAACATTTACTGGAAATGTTTTTTTATTATCGGTTAAATATGTAAAAACTCTATAAAATTGTGAATATGTAATCGTGAATCATGTAAATAAATTGCATGATATTAACCACGATTAACATTTTAGCTTTCACAACTTTATAGAGTGTTAATTAGATTATAAAATTTTGTAAACCTAACGATTATTTTCTTTTTAGTTTTCTAGAAAGGTTGATTTTAGCTTTTGTCAGTTTCGGTTTTACATTCTCAATAGCTTGGTATAATGGTTTATTTAACACATAGTCAAATTCACCAATCTTTTCGCTTAGATATGTGCCCCATACCTTTTTAAATGTCCAAAGACCGTAATGCGATGAGTCTTTATCTGGATTATTGTCTGTGCCACCGAAATCGTATGTTGTTGCTCCACGTTCTCTTGCAAAACGCATCATCTCATACTGCATATGATGGTTAGGTAAGAAGTTACGATATTCATTTGAAGAAGCACCATATAAATAATAAGATTTATTTCCTGCAAACATGAGTAAAGCGCCAGATAAATACATACCATCAGGATGTTTCTCTTCTAACTCTTCCATTTCGTCTATCAACTCTTGTGTTTTTGCAATTTTGTTATCTGCATCGTTAATTTTATTTAATACTTTTTTGTTTTGCTTTTTCTCTAATAAACGTGATTTTTCTTCTTCACTATTCTGTCTTTCGTCTCGTAAGTCTTTCAAGACTTCTTTTGGTTCTAATTTTACTAAGAACAGTTCAGCATCTCCGTCAGGGTTTAAAGCATCGTAAATATTTTGGAAGTAGCTAATGTCTCTTGTTAAGAAGCCGTCGCGTTCACCCGTTATTTTCATTAATTCCGCAAATGTTTTTAAGCCTTCACGATTTGAACGTTCAACTTTAGTGCCTCTTTTTAATGAAAGTCTAACTTTAGAACGGTTTCTTCTTTCGAAACTTTGCATTAATTCATCATCAGACTTATCGATTGGTGTTATCATTGTCATCCGAGGTTGGATATAGTCTTTCGATAAACCTTCTTTAAAACCTTTGTGTTTAAATCCAAGCTCATTTAAATGTTTTAATGCATCCGCGCCATTATCAACTTCTACGTCGGGATCAATTTTAATTGTATAAGCTTTTTCTTCTTTAGCGATTTGAATTGTAGCTTCTAGTAAGGTTTCTAAAGCTAACTTATTACTATAATCAGTTACAAAACCTCTAGATACGTAACATAGTGTATAAGGTAGTTTAGGTATTTTTTTAAATAATAGTTGGGCTACTCCAACAATTTCACCTGATTCTCCTACTGCTACTCTTTTAGAATACCAACCCGTGAGCTTTTTTGTTTCTGCCCACTTTGTTAATTGTAGTAAATCTCCTTGTGGATGTGCTTTAACAAACGCATCGTGTTCTTGATCTGTGATATTTATCTTTTCCATAAACCGAAATTCTCCTTTATCGTTACACTCCATTTTATTATACATCGCTTAATGCATACTTTCACATAATAAAACATGCTAATGAGATATACCTTACAGCACTTATTTTACGGTATTGCTTCATTTTAATACGTTATTTCTTGTGTGCTTTTCTTTTTAATTTGAAGTATAGTTATGCAATAAAATGAGCATGAATAACCTGTGCTAATTTTGCTCATACGTACATTATTTACGTAGGACTGATTCATCAATTGATTTAAATAATTGTCTGTTTAACAATGCTCCATCAAGCCCAAATTGGCGTTCAAAACACGCTACCGCTTACTTCTCTATTTTAACACTCAAATATACTTTTAGATACTAATGCGCGAATCAAATTCATTCCTTTTCACTGTCTGCAGTAAACTGATATGTGGCGCCTCGAATGATTAATGTATATGAAGATGTTGTCTTTTTATCTTTCAATAAAATAGTCTTATAACCTGAAAAATCTCCGTCATAAATGTGATAAAGTATATCGTCATGTTTCAATTTCATTGTCGTGTAATGATCTGTTTCATCCACGACTTCCATATCAAACCAATTTTTCCATTTTGCTACAGTATGTTTACGTTCAGTACTATTAATCTTGATTCCATGTACCTTAAATTCATTTTGAGCGTATGGATCAATCTTTTTAGCTCTGACCCCATCTGCATCATCCCATTGAATGAAGAACGGTGGCTTAACTCGGTAATCAGGATCAGCAATATATAGAACGCGCCACGTTAAACGTTTACCTCTTCTATTTTCACGTTGCATCTTTACTGGCCCAATCACATCAACATTTCTTAATTCCAAACTTTGTTTCACTTGATCAATATCTTGAGTTCGAAACGCTATATTTTTTATCCCTTGGCGAAAGTTATCTTGCACAATTTTAGACGGAAACGTTACACGACCTTCTTCAGTTTTAACTACCTTTTTTAATAATTGAGGTTTATGGACATCTAATAACTCTAAATAAGTATTATCTATAAATGCTAAACGATTGTATGTACCTAACTTTTCATGCTGCCCACCTTGATACAACTTAAACAAATGACCTGGATAATTAAAGTCATTTAAATTCTGGACATAGTGAATGATGTGGTCCAATTTCAAATCATCCATAGCCTCACTCCTATCTTTATAGCTTTGTTTTATCTTAACAAATTCGCTTACACTTTACTCGTTTAAAACAATAATATTGATTAATCATATGTTATTTTATTCTTCCACTTAAACAAAACTTTATTGCATTAAAATAATGTTTTTCTAAAGGAATTTGAAATAAGCTATTGCTTTGTATGGATAAAAGTCGTAGAATAATATACGTCCAAATAGTTAGCTTAGCTAACTATATTTTTAAGGAGGATCTTATGGGAGCGAATTCTTTATTTAATCAATTTACTGCTATGTATCGACCGTATATTAAACAATTACAGCCAATTTTTGATGAATTTAACCTTTATTCTGCACAGTGGCTCATTTTAAAAGATATTGCAATGAATGGACCAACGACATTGGTACAAATTTCAAAACGTCGTGCAATTGAGAAACCAACGACCCGAAAGATATTAAAGGTACTCTCTGAAAAGTCTTTACTCCACATTGAACAAGGCAGTGATAAAAGAGAAAAAATACTATCACTATCACCTGAGGGTCAAGAGCTATACCGCGAAATTTTACATCGTATCGAACAGGTACAAAATGACATACTTCAAAATGTAGCTATCTCAGAAGAACAAATCAAAACTACAGTTCAAACTATGGAATTAATTCATGAAAGTATTATCGGAATGGAGGACAATTAAATGACACAAGCAGCTTCAACCAAAACACCTATTTGGACGAAGAGTTTTAACATTAACTTTATTAC comes from the Staphylococcus hsinchuensis genome and includes:
- a CDS encoding GNAT family N-acetyltransferase, whose translation is MKTIQINDYKEIMKFINDADDISASYLYKLQQNSEDVEQYIRNTIEEPGVFAQIDDQDQIQMLLLPFKYDDNKYKVIGPFIRKGEPLSLELFQDLFKSLTESKPEEVSFNFSFIVNEQDYTPMMKAIEAGYNFTDYHLIATKDVGTTEHEQNIAEYHPSYYRAFQKLHAHTFKHGAMTADEIVNSLDDNNKLYVFMSEGLLKGYLYLQVYEDNHNAEVKYFTSHSDYRMKGIAFDLLTHALHYAFQHYDINIIYFKIRSKNNKLVERFNELGFNVNVEYKKFKFVSSHV
- a CDS encoding RhaT/GlcU family sugar-proton symporter — protein: MDLLIALLPALFWGSVVLINVFVGGGPYNQIRGTTFGALIIGIILLLTGNAKFDNITVIIVGLISGAFWALGQGYQLKSVSLIGVSKTMPISTGLQLVGTTLFSAIFLGEWSTGTQVLLGLVAMVLLVIGIALTSIKGKNEAAENNKNFGKAMPILLISTVGYVVYVVVAQIFGVDGMSALFFQSVGMAIGGIILSINRETSTKSTLWNLIPGIVWGIGNLFMFYSQPKVGVATSFSFSQLLVIVSTLGGIFLLGERKDKRQMIGIWSGIALIIIAAFVLGNIKG
- a CDS encoding glucose 1-dehydrogenase — protein: MFEDLKGKVVVITGAGSGIGKAFAESFGKAQAKVVMNYRSDRHLEAMEQSINLIEEAGGQAIKVQADVSVEADVNKLVQAAVDEYGTLDIMLNNAGYEKPIPTHEMSVEEWNKVIDINLTGAFIGAKAAVKQFLKEDKKGVIINTSSVHDTIPWPNYANYAASKGGLKLMMETMSMEYAQHGIRINNISPGAIVTEHTKEKFSDPKTREETLEMIPAKEIGEADQVANVALFLASDFSSYIHGTTIYVDGGMTNYPAFMGGKG
- a CDS encoding AEC family transporter: MTQQFIIIILLIALGYFLKHLNFLKANDSQVLSTLVFNVTLPSLVIVNLNKAELDPSLSVLSIMMIIYGLVAKTLVVYLFLKYDNQVRGTVGMMMASLNIGLFAYPLVAAIWPDSGMIYFGMADIGGALIMFGVTYFVGSYFSSGGDSFDFKYLAKNIVKSVPLMTYMIMFILNMANIHFPKPVTQFFSDLSGANMPLSMILLGLMLNFNIDKRYLPIALKYLGIHYGFGIAMGLLVHFFLPVSDPMIKTTLQVAWILPVGIAIIPYSIQFKYKTIPLTGMVINASIIISIILIYVYQALFV
- a CDS encoding SE1832 family protein, which gives rise to MNLNDKLEELKYDYVRLQNDLDKRESVNQDVDPLVRQLDEIEQEMASVRSEMRQQENK
- the mspA gene encoding membrane stabilizing protein MspA, with amino-acid sequence MQLYLILLPILYLIVSYISIYKMNTIITRILRIIMAILLLFVVALTTLSFPLVNWWVFVILLLIVANVEITAFKHSKDDEKALKILNIITISLFVIYLILTLIVY
- a CDS encoding efflux RND transporter permease subunit; the protein is MIKKLLQFSLGNKFAIFLMVLLVILGGVYSSVKMKLELLPDVEPPMITVQTTMEGATPQTVKEEVSDKIDDQVRSMAKVKNVEAESDQNASMVKVEYDQGTDLDKVENDLKKELDKISFKDGVKEPELVRNSMNAFPIVAYSFTTKDNNLKKTTSEVKKNLIPKLQTVDGVQNVQINGDTNREVSIKFDQDKLKKKGLTADNVQQYIKSATNETPLGLFQFNKTEKSIVIDGQFKSVKGLKNLEIPLSASSMSSGQQGDKGDSQGGSQGGSQGSSSGSMQQSASSPQAASSAKGMPSVKLKDVANVSIGDNRESISKTNGKDAINVQIIKAQDANTVQVAKDTKKEIDEFTKRNPNIKDTKVMDTAKPIEDAIYTMVEKALLGTIFAIIVILLFLRNIKTTLISIVSIPMSILIAMVALKLADVSLNILTLGALTIAIGRVIDDSIVVVENIYRRLFDKNEQLQGGRLITSATAEVFKPILSSTLVTIVVFLPLAFVTGTVGEMFRPFALAIAFSLLASLLVAITIIPALSATLFKNGVKRKQEETLGSIGKGYKKVLSWALNHKWLVMIITTVLLFASIALGAAKLGTSFISSGEDKYMALTYTPKPGETKKSVLKHAKQVQKYLNGKDKVKTVEYSVGGKSPSDPTGTSNNMAIMVEYDKDTKNFDKEPDKVLKHIEKFHQPGEWGNQDMSGGGGTNNKLEITVTGPTLDSIKGTVKKMESKMKDMKGLANVKSDLTETYDQYDLKVDHNKASQYGLSASQLAMSLNENTPEQTVSTVKDHGKKVDVKIKQDKETHWTKNKLKNTEIQTPTGKSIKLSDVAELKKSTTPNKVMTKAGDQATTVSAKVTDKDVGGVSQKVISKVNSIDKPSNVKVNVGGASEDIGKAMTQLLVAMLAAIIIVYLVLVLTFKGALAPLTILFSLPYTVIGVVIALVVTGETVSVSSMIGMLMLIGIVVTNAIVLIDRVINKEREGLNMKDALLEAGGTRIRPILMTALATICALIPLLFGENSSIIISKGMAATVVGGLISSTLLTLIVVPVIYEILFAIKHKFTRRKSKK
- a CDS encoding lipid II:glycine glycyltransferase FemX encodes the protein MEKINITDQEHDAFVKAHPQGDLLQLTKWAETKKLTGWYSKRVAVGESGEIVGVAQLLFKKIPKLPYTLCYVSRGFVTDYSNKLALETLLEATIQIAKEEKAYTIKIDPDVEVDNGADALKHLNELGFKHKGFKEGLSKDYIQPRMTMITPIDKSDDELMQSFERRNRSKVRLSLKRGTKVERSNREGLKTFAELMKITGERDGFLTRDISYFQNIYDALNPDGDAELFLVKLEPKEVLKDLRDERQNSEEEKSRLLEKKQNKKVLNKINDADNKIAKTQELIDEMEELEEKHPDGMYLSGALLMFAGNKSYYLYGASSNEYRNFLPNHHMQYEMMRFARERGATTYDFGGTDNNPDKDSSHYGLWTFKKVWGTYLSEKIGEFDYVLNKPLYQAIENVKPKLTKAKINLSRKLKRK
- a CDS encoding VOC family protein, with the protein product MDDLKLDHIIHYVQNLNDFNYPGHLFKLYQGGQHEKLGTYNRLAFIDNTYLELLDVHKPQLLKKVVKTEEGRVTFPSKIVQDNFRQGIKNIAFRTQDIDQVKQSLELRNVDVIGPVKMQRENRRGKRLTWRVLYIADPDYRVKPPFFIQWDDADGVRAKKIDPYAQNEFKVHGIKINSTERKHTVAKWKNWFDMEVVDETDHYTTMKLKHDDILYHIYDGDFSGYKTILLKDKKTTSSYTLIIRGATYQFTADSEKE
- a CDS encoding MarR family winged helix-turn-helix transcriptional regulator, producing MGANSLFNQFTAMYRPYIKQLQPIFDEFNLYSAQWLILKDIAMNGPTTLVQISKRRAIEKPTTRKILKVLSEKSLLHIEQGSDKREKILSLSPEGQELYREILHRIEQVQNDILQNVAISEEQIKTTVQTMELIHESIIGMEDN